A stretch of the Vigna radiata var. radiata cultivar VC1973A chromosome 7, Vradiata_ver6, whole genome shotgun sequence genome encodes the following:
- the LOC106769252 gene encoding zinc finger protein CONSTANS-LIKE 5 → MGIERGGLKGFRTGWTVPPKPCDSCKLASAALFCRPDSAFLCIACDSKIHCANKLASRHERVWMCEVCEQAPAAVTCKADAAALCITCDSDIHSANPLARRHDRVPVEPFFDSADSIVKASAAASFGFIVPSDDATAASDVFAPDDPDAAAWLIPNPNFGSKFMDAPDIKSKEIFYSEMDPFLDFDYSNSFHNNSSGNDSVVPVQTKPSLAPSLINNHQQSESCFDIDFCRTKLSSFNYPSQSLSQSVSSSSLDVGVVPDGNTVSEMSYSFGRNSSESSGIGLSGVSGGQGATQLCGMDREARVLRYREKRKNRKFEKTIRYASRKAYAETRPRIKGRFAKRAEIDSDVERLYSPGAASLMLDSPYGVVPSF, encoded by the exons ATGGGAATTGAAAGAGGAGGCTTGAAGGGGTTCAGGACCGGCTGGACTGTGCCGCCAAAGCCATGTGACTCCTGCAAGTTGGCTTCGGCTGCGCTTTTCTGCCGTCCCGATTCCGCTTTTCTCTGCATCGCCTGCGACTCCAAGATTCACTGCGCCAACAAGCTGGCATCGCGCCACGAGCGCGTCTGGATGTGCGAGGTCTGCGAGCAGGCACCCGCGGCTGTCACGTGCAAGGCTGACGCCGCCGCCCTCTGCATCACGTGCGACTCCGACATCCACTCTGCCAACCCCCTCGCGCGCCGCCACGACCGCGTCCCCGTTGAGCCTTTCTTCGACTCCGCCGACTCCATCGTCAAGGCCTCCGCCGCCGCCTCCTTCGGCTTCATCGTCCCCTCAGACGACGCCACCGCTGCTTCCGACGTCTTCGCACCCGACGACCCCGACGCCGCCGCTTGGCTCATCCCTAACCCCAATTTCGGGTCAAAATTCATGGACGCCCCTGACATCAAGTCCAAGGAGATCTTCTACTCAGAAATGGACCCCTTCCTCGACTTCGATTACTCAAACTCCTTCCACAACAACAGCTCGGGAAACGACAGCGTCGTTCCAGTTCAAACCAAACCTTCCCTCGCTCCTTCTCTCATCAATAACCACCAACAATCAGAAAGCTGTTTCGACATCGATTTTTGCCGCACCAAACTCTCCTCCTTTAATTACCCATCCCAGTCTCTCAGCCAAAGC GTATCGTCGTCATCGCTTGATGTTGGAGTGGTGCCGGACGGGAACACCGTGTCGGAGATGTCGTACTCGTTTGGTCGGAACAGTTCGGAATCGAGTGGGATTGGTTTGTCAGGAGTAAGTGGAGGGCAAGGGGCGACGCAGTTGTGTGGGATGGATCGTGAAGCGAGGGTGCTGCGATacagagagaagaggaagaatcGAAAGTTCGAGAAAACAATTCGATACGCATCACGGAAGGCTTACGCGGAAACCCGACCCAGGATAAAAGGGCGGTTCGCGAAGCGAGCAGAAATTGACTCTGATGTGGAGCGTCTCTACAGCCCTGGCGCTGCGTCGCTGATGCTGGACAGTCCATACGGCGTGGTACCGTCGTTTTAG